The DNA region TACGGCAATCGAAGAGTCCTTCATGTTTTGTGCAATATTACCGGTAGCCGCAATAGAAAGTTTCTGATTGGGAAAGTTACGTGAATAGCTGACACTAGATGTTTTGGTATTCTGCGTCATAGCCTGCGAATTGTACAAATTACCGATATTAGTACGCTCATAGCTACTGGACGAGAAGTTCACACTGGCCGAGAATGACGAATTTGGACTGGCTTTGGGATCCTGGCGATGTGACCAAACAACTTTGAAGTCTTTTGCTACTGCATAGTCATCCAAGCCCTTATCACCGGTTTTAGTCACCTGATAGCTGGCTTGAAACAGACCGGAGAATTTATAACGAACATTATAATTGGTTTCCGCATTCAAAGCCCAGGAGCCTTTCGTAAAGATATCACCGCGCAGCTTCAAATCCATCTTATCGCTGATAGCGAAATAGTAACCACCATCCGTCAAACCAAATCCACGGGTAGAGTCATCCATATAACTTGGCATGATGAAACCTGATGAATAACTACTGGAGAAAGGAAAGAAGAAAAACGGTACGGCAAGAGGTAGCGGAACATCCTCAATAACCAGATAAGCAGGGCCCGTCACTACATTTTTCTTGGGGCGTACTTTGGCATAGGTCATCTGCATGTAGAAGTGAGGATGATCATGATTATCACAGGTAGTATAACGGCCACTCTTCATGTACAACTCATCGTTCATACCCTTCTTAGCATTATTACCAGTCACATACCCCTCGCCTTGCTGACTGACTACATTACTGATCAACCCCTTTTTACTCTTAAAATTATACCGAATCGTATTCGTCTCATAAGGTGTATCCCCATCTTTGAAGACCGGTCTTCCTTTTATGACTTTTAATGAGTCTTCCACACCATGGGCAAAAACCGTACTACTGTCCATATTCATAGTAATCACCTCGGCAGCCAACTCTATCTTCTGATAGTTCACCTTCCCATCTCCATATAAATTGGCAATACCATTCTGAGTAAACACAATAGAGTCAGTAGCTTCATAAATCACCGGAGCATCCAAAGGCTGCTTTTTCTTACCGGTAGGCTGCAATTGTATCGTATCGTTTTGCAGAGTATCCCCTTTCAACAAAGTGTCTCCTCTTTGTACACCTTCTATATTAAAGGTATCTGTCCGCTCGATTCCTGCGGGAACAGTTCTTCCACGCCGACGTTGCGAAAAAGCCTCGCCGGAGAGCAGGAGTAAGACAAGTAGTAGTATGAATGATATGAATGTATTTGCTTTCAATGGCGTAATCAACTTATAGTTTCCGCTTGAAGGGGCAAAAGTACGTAAATTATACGGATAATCTCCCTTTTTAAAGAAATTTAGATTGCTACAAGAACTGTTCGCACCAGCGATCAAAACGTTTCAGACCTGCATTACCAAAATTAGAAAGACTTTTTCGGGCTTTCTCCACTGTTTTTTCCCGCTCCAGATGAGTCTTGGAATAAAACTTATCGGCAAAGCAAACGACTTGCTCTTCCAGGCTAACCGGGAGCATATCCCGATGAGGTACTGGCAGGTTTTGCGAAATAATATCGTCCAAAGATAGCCCTGCGCCCGTATGCCTTTCACATACTAATGCATGACGGGGATATCCTTCCTGACGCATCAGATCCGCCCCTAAATAGCCATGGCAGACATAGGGCTGATCGCCAAAACAGAAGATACCCGGAGCATTAGTCAGAAAGATACCTATATCATGCAACATGCCGGCTTCATATAAAAAGTCTTTATCCAACTGAAGCTCCGGATGGTGATCAGCAATTGAAAGAGCCTTCTCGGCCACCAAACGACTATGCACCAACAAGATGTGTTTCCGTTCATTATCCTCCGGATAATATTTATCAATGATTGTAACGGGTAACATTTATTTCTTTTTAAACTTATACATATAAATCTCATCACGCAAATCGCAACTGCGCTTCTTCGTAAGGAAAATCTCTTCAAAATCGTATGTATTTCCAAATTCTTCAAACAACAGTTCTTTTCCTCTCTCCGGCAAAACAACATATCCCTCACCAGACGGCAAATCCTTCTCAAAATGACGCATCTGATCATTCATATAGAAGTTTGCACAATAGAAGCTCATGCCATCATATGAGTAGACCGTTCCCTGCGGCACATATTCCCTGATTTGGTTAACCAAGTGCTTGTCCGATTTAACTGCCAACACTGTAGGTTGATAGACCCCATCCAGAGAAACGAAAAGACAAAGCATACATCCGGCGATACTATATAATAAGGAGTAAGCGCCGGCCCGCCTCGCTACTCCCATCCATGTGCAGACAGCCGCTATCAAAGGAAGCACCACCAGACACCATTTAGGAATAGACAGAGAAACCGCTTCCAAAGCATGCATAAAAGATACATTTTCAGCAGCATGACGGCCGGTTCCAAAAAGACTATCCGGTATCAGCCCTAAACGTACCACTATGAAAGTAACCGTAAGTATCAAACACAGAGACGCAAATATATGTGCAGAGATTTTAAATACTTTTGCCCCACGCTGCACCAAAGCTAATAAATATTCAGCTATCAGCACTGCCATAAATGGATAGATGGGAAGCAGATAAACGCTACGTTTACTCTTGGGGATGCAATAGAATATGAAAATAAAGAGAATTACCACCCATGTGAACAATTGCAAGGGCGACTGTGAACGGAATTCTTTCCAGGCTTTCCCGATACGTTCGCCGAAAGGTGTCCCCTCAGGCAACACACGCATGTCTTTCCACTTCAGCCCAAAGAGAGATATCAGCAATACCAAAGTCCAAGGTATCCAGCCCCAGATAACAGTCAGGAAATTATACCATATCGGATTCTCATGTGACCCGTAGGACATCTTTCCCATGAAGCGACCGGTATTCTCTT from Bacteroides sp. MSB163 includes:
- a CDS encoding HD domain-containing protein, whose translation is MLPVTIIDKYYPEDNERKHILLVHSRLVAEKALSIADHHPELQLDKDFLYEAGMLHDIGIFLTNAPGIFCFGDQPYVCHGYLGADLMRQEGYPRHALVCERHTGAGLSLDDIISQNLPVPHRDMLPVSLEEQVVCFADKFYSKTHLEREKTVEKARKSLSNFGNAGLKRFDRWCEQFL
- a CDS encoding ArnT family glycosyltransferase — protein: MSDDRKKAFWFIALLSMFVILPFLGETIFYTKGEPREAIVAFSMLESGNWILPVNYGTDIAYKPPFLYWTIAAISSLFGGVSEYSSRLPSAIAFLAMQLVFFSFIAKRKGVKTAFLTSILLLSSFEVHRAAVACRVDMLQVSFIVISLCLLFRWDEKECRGIPWLAVLLMGCATLTKGPVGSIFPCVCIGLYQLLRGHSFWKTFFLLLPVGILSLIPYAAWAGAAYAQGGQSFVDLMLEENTGRFMGKMSYGSHENPIWYNFLTVIWGWIPWTLVLLISLFGLKWKDMRVLPEGTPFGERIGKAWKEFRSQSPLQLFTWVVILFIFIFYCIPKSKRSVYLLPIYPFMAVLIAEYLLALVQRGAKVFKISAHIFASLCLILTVTFIVVRLGLIPDSLFGTGRHAAENVSFMHALEAVSLSIPKWCLVVLPLIAAVCTWMGVARRAGAYSLLYSIAGCMLCLFVSLDGVYQPTVLAVKSDKHLVNQIREYVPQGTVYSYDGMSFYCANFYMNDQMRHFEKDLPSGEGYVVLPERGKELLFEEFGNTYDFEEIFLTKKRSCDLRDEIYMYKFKKK